The following are encoded together in the Oncorhynchus nerka isolate Pitt River linkage group LG23, Oner_Uvic_2.0, whole genome shotgun sequence genome:
- the LOC115107191 gene encoding LOW QUALITY PROTEIN: homeobox protein Hox-B8-like (The sequence of the model RefSeq protein was modified relative to this genomic sequence to represent the inferred CDS: inserted 2 bases in 1 codon), with protein METLVFTEETLLSLINALFSKNSNSESWNSDYGLAHPLSYGYGAGGTIQQPHPTQLTVLYNGTSLFKTAHQHQLNPCVLSLPMGNLYHAHDVIQRPTFYASHNTDCIQYSDYHLKSTXDSVCAEQCSSLPDLFPWMKPQVTGPRRGRQADSRFQTLELEKEFLFNSYLTRKRKVEVSHALALTELKDTFPINRPNENEIKKQSKETYKNIQTSDEEGKG; from the exons ATGGAAACGTTGGTCTTCACCGAGGAAA CTCTTCTTTCGTTAATTAATGCTCTATTCTCAAAAAACAGCAACAGCGAGTCCTGGAATTCCGATTATGGGCTGGCACATCCTCTATCATACGGATACGGTGCCGGTGGCACCATCCAGCAGCCACATCCCACGCAGTTAACGGTATTATACAATGGCACATCGTTGTTCAAAACCGCTCACCAACACCAACTAAATCCGTGCGTATTATCGCTGCCAATGGGCAACTTGTATCATGCCCACGATGTGATACAGAGACCAACCTTTTACGCATCCCATAATACGGATTGTATCCAGTACAGTGATTATCATTTGAAATCCAC GGATTCCGTGTGCGCAGAACAGTgctcctctctaccagacctctTTCCCTGGATGAAACCACAAG TTACCGGACCGAGAAGaggtagacaggcagacagtcgCTTCCAGACTCTGGAACTTGAGAAGGAGTTCTTATTCAACTCTTACTTGACCCGCAAGCGCAAGGTTGAAGTGTCGCACGCTCTCGCACTCACCGAGCTGAAGGACACATTTCCAATAAACAGGCCGAATGAGAATGAAATCAAGAAACAGAGCAAAGAAACTTACAAGAATATTCAGACGTCAGATGAGGAGGGTAAAGGTTAA
- the ttll6 gene encoding tubulin polyglutamylase ttll6 isoform X1, with protein MDLRVESPDKDSEDDAFKCGPEGGEEGEGWGSDSQPEACTPTPPSAGKRKKKRKKRLWINIVNCKYESVRRAARRYGLWEAVEGEDWTLFWTDCSVSLDRVMDMKRYQKINHFPGMSEICRKDLLARNMNRMLKLFPKDYNIFPRTWCLPADVFLYLCSYSDFQAYTRSKKHKTYICKPDSGCQGRGILLTKSSKDIRPGEHMICQVYVSRPFVIDGFKFDLRIYVLVTSCDPFRIFLYNEGLARFCTTQYNEPSNGNVDDVCMHLTNYAINKHSENFVRDDDTGSKRKLSTLNKHLEAMCYDTEKMWLDIEDVIIKTLISAHPILKHNYHTCFPNHAAGSACFEILGFDVLLDHRLRPWLLEVNHSPSFTTDSRLDREVKDSLLYDTLVLINLGACDRRKITEEEKRRVKERLQQNRSREARSEELRQSQAASVEQMRRYEAKHLGGFRGIYPREGGEKYEKYFKHSSSLFQETAASKAREECARQQLQELRLKQEQKEREQKGSRRRDLQGESAGERAKPHRVQVRQTNSQQVTLLTMPLLPTATNGSPMVQDLSDEEVERVSGLLQRESLLRDLGVVDQIYKLLQGRGQSMPNGITPPREQNELPLHRHERANKLDSLTEFSWRMKRHCTVIQHQLPPGTKPCRQYVHSQLLQQRWPWPSLDRGPTHTESACLQYYTPEDHVLETVRRAPGDLRRTNSAQRIPWTINGARQGSMSSSYAESKARATVSNISQLTPGRLHCTPMSSDPKALQSLFVISTPALLIQRPEFPHPIRKPLRKVPQHRQGR; from the exons ATGGACCTGCGAGTAGAGAGCCCTGACAAAGACTCTGAAGATGATGCCTTCAAGTGTGGacctgagggaggagaggagggcgagGGCTGGGGGAGCGATAGTCAACCTGAGGCCTGCACCCCTACTCCTCCATCCGCTGGCAAGAGGAAGAAGAAAAGGAAAAAGAG ACTGTGGATCAATATCGTCAACTGCAAATATGAAAGTG TGCGACGTGCTGCTCGCAGATATGGCCTTTGGGAAGCAGTGGAGGGCGAGGACTGGACTCTCTTCTGGACAGACTGCTCTGTCTCACTGGACAGAGTTATGGACATGAAGCGCTACCAG AAGATCAACCATTTTCCAGGGATGAGTGAGATTTGTAGAAAGGATCTTCTGGCTCGAAACATGAACCGCATGCTAAAGCTCTTCCCCAAAGACTACAATATCTTTCCCCGAACATGGTGCCTACCAGCAGA TGTTTTTTTGTATCTCTGCAGTTATAGTGACTTCCAAGCTTACACCAGGTCCAAGAAACACAAGACTTACATCTGTAAGCCAGACTCCGGTTGCCAAGGGCGAGGCATCTTACTCACCAAGTCCAGCAAAGACATTCGGCCGGGGGAACACATGATCTGCCAGGTGTATGTCTCCCGG CCATTCGTTATTGACGGCTTCAAGTTTGACCTGCGTATCTATGTGCTGGTGACCTCCTGTGACCCCTTCCGCATCTTCCTGTACAACGAGGGGTTGGCTCGCTTCTGCACTACCCAATACAACGAGCCCAGCAATGGCAACGTG GATGATGTTTGCATGCATCTGACCAACTATGCCATCAACAAGCACAGTGAGAACTTTGTCCGTGATGATGACACTGGCAGCAAACG GAAGCTGTCCACCTTGAACAAGCACCTGGAGGCCATGTGTTACGACACAGAGAAGATGTGGTTGGACATTGAGGACGTGATTATTAAGACGCTCATCTCTGCCCACCCCATCCTCAAACACAACTACCACACCTGTTTCCCCAACCACGCGGCCGGCAGCGCCTGCTTTGAGATCCTTGGCTTTGATGTGCTACTGGACCATCGACTCAGACCCTGGCTGCTGGAG GTGAACCACTCCCCCAGTTTCACTACTGATTCGCGGTTGGACCGGGAGGTGAAGGATAGCCTGCTGTATGACACCCTGGTCCTTATAAACCTGGGTGCCTGTGACCGCCGTAAGATCACTGAGGAGGAGAAGCGTAGGGTGAAGGAGAGGCTGCAGCAGAACCGCTCCAGAGAGGCTAG GAGTGAGGAACTGCGTCAGTCCCAGGCAGCCAGTGTAGAGCAGATGCGGAGGTATGAAGCCAAACACCTGGGTGGCTTCCGTGGGATCTACCCCCGCGAGGGCGGAGAGAAGTATGAGAAGTACTTCAAACACAGCAGCTCCCTGTTTCAGGAGACTGCTGCCTCTAAGGCCAGGGAGGAGTGTGCCAG GCAGCAGCTGCAGGAGCTGCGTCTGAAgcaggagcagaaggagagggagcaGAAGGGGAGCCGTAGACGAGACTTGCAGGGGGAGTCTGCAGGAGAGAGGGCCAAACCACACAGAGTACAAGTTCGTCAGACCAACTCCCAACAGGTTACT CTCCTGACCATGCCCCTCCTGCCTACTGCTACCAACGGTTCCCCTATGGTgcaagacctctctgatgaggaggtggagagggtgagTGGACTGCTCCAACGGGAGAGTCTACTGAGAGACCTCGGGGTGGTGGACCAGATCTATAAGCTGTTGCAGGGGAGAGGCCAGTCCATGCCTAATGGCATTACACCCCCCCGCGAGCAGAATGAGCTGCCCCTACACAGACATGAACGAGCCAATAAG TTGGACTCCCTGACTGAGTTCTCCTGGAGAATGAAGCGTCACTGTACTGTGATCCAACACCAGTTGCCTCCAGGGACCAAACCCTGCCGTCAGTACGTCCATTCCCAGCTGCTGCAGCAGCGCTGGCCCTGGCCCAGTCTGGACAGGGGGCCCACTCATACTGAGTCTGCCTGCCTTCAATACTACACCCCAGAGGACCACGTCCTAGAGACGGTCCGCCGGGCGCCAGGGGACCTGAGGAGGACCAACAGTGCCCAGCGTATCCCATGGACAA TCAATGGTGCTCGCCAGGGCAGTATGAGCTCATCTTATGCAGAGTCCAAGGCCCGGGCCACAGTGTCAAACATCTCCCAGCTCACGCCTGGACGGCTTCACTGCACCCCCATGTCCTCCGACCCCAAGGCCCTCCAGAGCCTGTTTGTCATCTCCACCCCAGCCCTACTGATCCAGAGGCCCGAGTTCCCCCACCCCATCCGCAAACCCTTGCGCAAAGTCCCCCAGCACAGACAAGGGCGCTAG
- the ttll6 gene encoding tubulin polyglutamylase ttll6 isoform X2, whose protein sequence is MDLRVESPDKDSEDDAFKCGPEGGEEGEGWGSDSQPEACTPTPPSAGKRKKKRKKRLWINIVNCKYESVRRAARRYGLWEAVEGEDWTLFWTDCSVSLDRVMDMKRYQKINHFPGMSEICRKDLLARNMNRMLKLFPKDYNIFPRTWCLPADYSDFQAYTRSKKHKTYICKPDSGCQGRGILLTKSSKDIRPGEHMICQVYVSRPFVIDGFKFDLRIYVLVTSCDPFRIFLYNEGLARFCTTQYNEPSNGNVDDVCMHLTNYAINKHSENFVRDDDTGSKRKLSTLNKHLEAMCYDTEKMWLDIEDVIIKTLISAHPILKHNYHTCFPNHAAGSACFEILGFDVLLDHRLRPWLLEVNHSPSFTTDSRLDREVKDSLLYDTLVLINLGACDRRKITEEEKRRVKERLQQNRSREARSEELRQSQAASVEQMRRYEAKHLGGFRGIYPREGGEKYEKYFKHSSSLFQETAASKAREECARQQLQELRLKQEQKEREQKGSRRRDLQGESAGERAKPHRVQVRQTNSQQVTLLTMPLLPTATNGSPMVQDLSDEEVERVSGLLQRESLLRDLGVVDQIYKLLQGRGQSMPNGITPPREQNELPLHRHERANKLDSLTEFSWRMKRHCTVIQHQLPPGTKPCRQYVHSQLLQQRWPWPSLDRGPTHTESACLQYYTPEDHVLETVRRAPGDLRRTNSAQRIPWTINGARQGSMSSSYAESKARATVSNISQLTPGRLHCTPMSSDPKALQSLFVISTPALLIQRPEFPHPIRKPLRKVPQHRQGR, encoded by the exons ATGGACCTGCGAGTAGAGAGCCCTGACAAAGACTCTGAAGATGATGCCTTCAAGTGTGGacctgagggaggagaggagggcgagGGCTGGGGGAGCGATAGTCAACCTGAGGCCTGCACCCCTACTCCTCCATCCGCTGGCAAGAGGAAGAAGAAAAGGAAAAAGAG ACTGTGGATCAATATCGTCAACTGCAAATATGAAAGTG TGCGACGTGCTGCTCGCAGATATGGCCTTTGGGAAGCAGTGGAGGGCGAGGACTGGACTCTCTTCTGGACAGACTGCTCTGTCTCACTGGACAGAGTTATGGACATGAAGCGCTACCAG AAGATCAACCATTTTCCAGGGATGAGTGAGATTTGTAGAAAGGATCTTCTGGCTCGAAACATGAACCGCATGCTAAAGCTCTTCCCCAAAGACTACAATATCTTTCCCCGAACATGGTGCCTACCAGCAGA TTATAGTGACTTCCAAGCTTACACCAGGTCCAAGAAACACAAGACTTACATCTGTAAGCCAGACTCCGGTTGCCAAGGGCGAGGCATCTTACTCACCAAGTCCAGCAAAGACATTCGGCCGGGGGAACACATGATCTGCCAGGTGTATGTCTCCCGG CCATTCGTTATTGACGGCTTCAAGTTTGACCTGCGTATCTATGTGCTGGTGACCTCCTGTGACCCCTTCCGCATCTTCCTGTACAACGAGGGGTTGGCTCGCTTCTGCACTACCCAATACAACGAGCCCAGCAATGGCAACGTG GATGATGTTTGCATGCATCTGACCAACTATGCCATCAACAAGCACAGTGAGAACTTTGTCCGTGATGATGACACTGGCAGCAAACG GAAGCTGTCCACCTTGAACAAGCACCTGGAGGCCATGTGTTACGACACAGAGAAGATGTGGTTGGACATTGAGGACGTGATTATTAAGACGCTCATCTCTGCCCACCCCATCCTCAAACACAACTACCACACCTGTTTCCCCAACCACGCGGCCGGCAGCGCCTGCTTTGAGATCCTTGGCTTTGATGTGCTACTGGACCATCGACTCAGACCCTGGCTGCTGGAG GTGAACCACTCCCCCAGTTTCACTACTGATTCGCGGTTGGACCGGGAGGTGAAGGATAGCCTGCTGTATGACACCCTGGTCCTTATAAACCTGGGTGCCTGTGACCGCCGTAAGATCACTGAGGAGGAGAAGCGTAGGGTGAAGGAGAGGCTGCAGCAGAACCGCTCCAGAGAGGCTAG GAGTGAGGAACTGCGTCAGTCCCAGGCAGCCAGTGTAGAGCAGATGCGGAGGTATGAAGCCAAACACCTGGGTGGCTTCCGTGGGATCTACCCCCGCGAGGGCGGAGAGAAGTATGAGAAGTACTTCAAACACAGCAGCTCCCTGTTTCAGGAGACTGCTGCCTCTAAGGCCAGGGAGGAGTGTGCCAG GCAGCAGCTGCAGGAGCTGCGTCTGAAgcaggagcagaaggagagggagcaGAAGGGGAGCCGTAGACGAGACTTGCAGGGGGAGTCTGCAGGAGAGAGGGCCAAACCACACAGAGTACAAGTTCGTCAGACCAACTCCCAACAGGTTACT CTCCTGACCATGCCCCTCCTGCCTACTGCTACCAACGGTTCCCCTATGGTgcaagacctctctgatgaggaggtggagagggtgagTGGACTGCTCCAACGGGAGAGTCTACTGAGAGACCTCGGGGTGGTGGACCAGATCTATAAGCTGTTGCAGGGGAGAGGCCAGTCCATGCCTAATGGCATTACACCCCCCCGCGAGCAGAATGAGCTGCCCCTACACAGACATGAACGAGCCAATAAG TTGGACTCCCTGACTGAGTTCTCCTGGAGAATGAAGCGTCACTGTACTGTGATCCAACACCAGTTGCCTCCAGGGACCAAACCCTGCCGTCAGTACGTCCATTCCCAGCTGCTGCAGCAGCGCTGGCCCTGGCCCAGTCTGGACAGGGGGCCCACTCATACTGAGTCTGCCTGCCTTCAATACTACACCCCAGAGGACCACGTCCTAGAGACGGTCCGCCGGGCGCCAGGGGACCTGAGGAGGACCAACAGTGCCCAGCGTATCCCATGGACAA TCAATGGTGCTCGCCAGGGCAGTATGAGCTCATCTTATGCAGAGTCCAAGGCCCGGGCCACAGTGTCAAACATCTCCCAGCTCACGCCTGGACGGCTTCACTGCACCCCCATGTCCTCCGACCCCAAGGCCCTCCAGAGCCTGTTTGTCATCTCCACCCCAGCCCTACTGATCCAGAGGCCCGAGTTCCCCCACCCCATCCGCAAACCCTTGCGCAAAGTCCCCCAGCACAGACAAGGGCGCTAG